Proteins encoded within one genomic window of bacterium:
- a CDS encoding DUF763 domain-containing protein produces MKRTGTAKLPLHGGKAPRWLFERMVKLSRAIIESMVILYGPKEVLRRLSDPFWFQAFGCVLGFDWHSSGVTTTVMGALKVALKGTERDLGIIVVGGKGATSRKTPLEIATYADKLGFEADSLIYASRMAAKVDSAVLQDGYQLYHHTMVFTPQGEWAVIQQGMNEENAFARRYHWLSFSLKSFVEEPHEAIAAEAVGDALDMTAKKSAPARNGSVMLTKEPPESLVKELKSASRIFEEKPYGMQLSLFSNETKTLPERKLTLPRRHYVSLLDVNAEKLEKIFHKIHEENPENYEKLVSLRGVGPATIRALALLSELLLGKPPSFEDPARYSFAHGGKDGHPYPVNRKVYDRSIQILKEAIEKAKLDETDKAKALRKIIEKFL; encoded by the coding sequence ATGAAACGCACCGGAACGGCAAAATTACCACTTCACGGGGGAAAGGCACCAAGATGGCTTTTTGAGAGAATGGTCAAACTCTCAAGAGCCATAATCGAGTCCATGGTAATCCTTTACGGTCCAAAAGAGGTTCTCAGACGGCTGTCCGACCCATTCTGGTTCCAGGCATTCGGATGCGTCCTCGGTTTCGATTGGCATTCGTCAGGCGTAACAACTACCGTTATGGGCGCGCTGAAAGTAGCGCTTAAAGGAACTGAGCGAGACCTTGGGATAATAGTTGTGGGTGGCAAAGGTGCCACATCGAGAAAGACACCGCTTGAAATAGCAACATATGCCGACAAACTGGGATTTGAAGCTGACAGCCTCATCTATGCAAGCAGAATGGCAGCAAAAGTTGACAGCGCAGTGCTACAGGATGGATACCAGCTTTATCATCACACGATGGTCTTCACACCGCAAGGAGAATGGGCAGTGATCCAGCAGGGCATGAACGAAGAAAACGCTTTCGCGAGGCGATACCACTGGCTTTCATTTTCTCTAAAAAGTTTTGTCGAGGAACCACACGAGGCAATAGCAGCTGAGGCGGTAGGTGATGCGCTCGATATGACCGCCAAAAAGTCAGCACCGGCAAGAAATGGCTCGGTCATGCTAACAAAAGAGCCGCCCGAATCACTCGTTAAAGAGCTAAAATCAGCATCGCGAATTTTTGAGGAAAAACCATATGGCATGCAACTTTCGCTTTTTAGCAACGAAACGAAAACACTCCCGGAAAGAAAGCTAACCCTTCCGCGACGACATTATGTCTCCCTTCTGGATGTAAACGCTGAAAAACTCGAAAAAATATTCCATAAAATCCACGAGGAGAATCCAGAAAATTATGAAAAACTCGTTTCACTGCGAGGAGTGGGACCAGCAACGATAAGAGCACTGGCACTGCTATCCGAGCTGCTTCTTGGTAAACCACCATCGTTTGAGGACCCGGCAAGATATTCGTTCGCTCATGGTGGCAAGGATGGACATCCATATCCAGTTAATCGCAAAGTTTATGACCGCTCAATTCAAATACTAAAAGAGGCAATCGAAAAAGCAAAACTTGACGAGACAGACAAAGCTAAAGCGCTCAGAAAAATCATCGAAAAGTTTTTGTAA
- a CDS encoding MGMT family protein produces the protein MTRKHKSWREKLHDSKDLPKVVEIPEKMKARVGEGTMVIPAPIEVDEIMRKVPKGKLITVAEIRRFLAKKHGATIGCPLTTGIFINIAANAAEESREAGETEITPYWRTLKAKGELNPKFPGGVERHRRLLEAEGHTVIRRGKKYFVADYEAHLVSEDEILGR, from the coding sequence ATGACGAGAAAGCATAAATCATGGCGTGAAAAACTTCACGACAGCAAGGACCTGCCAAAGGTGGTGGAAATTCCCGAGAAAATGAAAGCGCGTGTTGGCGAGGGGACTATGGTTATTCCGGCACCTATTGAGGTTGACGAAATAATGCGAAAAGTACCTAAAGGAAAACTCATTACTGTTGCAGAGATACGCAGATTTCTTGCGAAAAAGCACGGTGCCACCATTGGTTGTCCGCTAACAACCGGGATATTCATTAACATAGCCGCCAATGCAGCTGAGGAGTCTCGTGAAGCTGGAGAAACCGAGATAACACCCTACTGGCGAACGCTTAAAGCCAAGGGTGAACTTAATCCCAAGTTTCCCGGTGGTGTCGAGCGACATAGGCGACTGCTTGAAGCTGAGGGACACACGGTGATTAGGCGTGGTAAAAAGTATTTTGTGGCTGATTATGAAGCACATTTGGTATCCGAGGATGAAATTCTTGGACGGTAA
- a CDS encoding UvrD-helicase domain-containing protein, translating to MIDFASELNEQQFEGVRAIDGPVLVLAGAGSGKTRMLTYKLAYLVYEVGVPPYSILAVTFTNKAAREMRQRVEQLLGINLSNAWVGTFHSMCGKILRKSGEAIGIPRDFVIYDADDSVQLVKEVISDFGLDPRSLEPKKIAHAISALKRKLISPDEFLERAKTPAERTIAKIYARYDELLRKAKAVDFDDMILLVVRMFRTRNEIRQRYSEEFQYILVDEFQDTNESQFAFLRELTRTHQNITVVGDDDQSIYSWRGAQLRNILDFPKYYPGCKIIRLEKNYRSTAHILETASVVIAHNRMRHAKRLYTTAPAGERVKLVRAPDDYAEARYVVQRIVDLMDEGIPAGEIAVLYRINALSRLFEQELRQRGIPYVVVGGVGFYERAEIKDILAYIRLLINPADDVSLRRIINTPRRGIGATTIQAIAELAESAGVSMYEVISSGEPLPIRPKQRKSIEAFVELIEDLKTDIDSVLPSVLIQEIVERTGYVRQLMEEDSIQARARIENIGQLVAAAQEFESQSDEPTILNFLGSVTLMTDVDRWKKGEDVVNLMTIHAAKGLEFEAVFVVGLELGVFPLTRALQDDEQLEEERRLFYVALTRAKRFATVTYTIQRSRFGSVEELGRSPFIDELPQDKLDVVDLVPEGSIVFSSVEYYRPREEVYDTGYSPGIVVWHPFFGKGVVMEVRGAGERTIVTVDFPNFGRKKLVAKFAKLKIVKEA from the coding sequence ATTCACCAACAAGGCTGCGCGCGAGATGCGACAGCGAGTCGAGCAACTTCTTGGAATAAACCTTTCGAATGCCTGGGTGGGGACATTTCATTCCATGTGTGGGAAAATCCTTAGGAAAAGCGGGGAAGCAATAGGGATACCGAGGGATTTTGTTATCTATGATGCGGATGATTCCGTGCAACTGGTGAAAGAGGTGATAAGCGATTTTGGGCTCGACCCACGGAGCCTTGAACCTAAGAAAATTGCCCATGCTATAAGTGCTTTAAAGAGGAAGCTTATTTCACCCGATGAATTTCTCGAGAGAGCCAAAACGCCAGCAGAGCGCACCATCGCAAAAATTTATGCGCGCTACGACGAGCTTCTTAGAAAGGCTAAAGCAGTGGATTTTGACGATATGATTTTACTTGTGGTGAGAATGTTCCGAACACGAAATGAAATAAGGCAACGATATAGCGAGGAGTTCCAGTATATTCTCGTCGATGAGTTTCAGGACACTAATGAATCGCAATTCGCTTTTTTGAGGGAGTTAACAAGGACTCATCAAAACATTACTGTCGTTGGAGACGATGACCAATCTATATATTCGTGGCGAGGAGCGCAGTTAAGAAACATACTTGACTTTCCAAAGTATTACCCTGGCTGCAAGATAATCCGTCTTGAGAAAAATTATCGTTCCACAGCGCATATTCTTGAGACAGCGAGCGTTGTTATAGCGCACAACAGGATGCGCCATGCAAAAAGGCTTTATACTACTGCACCGGCTGGTGAGCGTGTGAAGCTTGTCCGTGCACCTGATGATTACGCTGAGGCACGCTATGTGGTTCAGAGAATTGTGGATTTAATGGATGAGGGGATTCCCGCAGGTGAGATAGCAGTGCTTTATCGTATTAATGCGCTTTCAAGGCTTTTTGAGCAGGAGTTAAGGCAACGCGGAATACCGTATGTAGTAGTAGGCGGCGTTGGATTTTACGAGCGCGCTGAAATAAAAGATATACTCGCTTACATAAGACTTTTGATAAACCCAGCAGACGATGTTTCACTTCGCAGGATAATAAACACTCCCCGCCGTGGCATAGGGGCAACTACTATTCAAGCTATAGCTGAGCTGGCGGAATCGGCGGGTGTATCCATGTATGAAGTTATTTCAAGCGGGGAACCATTGCCAATAAGACCCAAACAGCGAAAATCAATCGAAGCGTTCGTAGAGCTTATAGAGGACCTGAAAACAGACATAGACAGTGTTTTGCCGTCGGTTTTGATACAGGAAATTGTTGAGCGGACAGGCTATGTGAGGCAGTTGATGGAGGAGGATTCAATACAGGCGCGGGCAAGAATCGAGAACATAGGTCAGCTTGTCGCCGCTGCCCAGGAGTTTGAGTCGCAAAGTGATGAGCCTACGATACTAAACTTTCTTGGTTCCGTTACGCTTATGACCGATGTGGACCGCTGGAAAAAGGGCGAGGATGTCGTTAATTTAATGACCATCCATGCTGCTAAAGGCCTTGAGTTCGAGGCAGTGTTTGTAGTGGGGCTTGAGCTTGGGGTTTTTCCTCTCACGAGGGCACTTCAGGACGACGAACAACTTGAGGAGGAGAGACGGCTTTTTTATGTGGCTTTAACGAGGGCTAAGAGGTTTGCTACGGTTACCTACACGATTCAGCGGTCGCGTTTTGGTTCAGTTGAGGAGCTGGGTAGGTCGCCTTTTATCGACGAACTTCCTCAGGATAAACTTGATGTTGTAGACCTTGTTCCGGAAGGCTCAATTGTTTTCAGCAGCGTCGAATACTATCGCCCAAGGGAGGAGGTTTATGATACAGGGTATTCGCCGGGTATAGTTGTTTGGCATCCGTTCTTTGGTAAGGGGGTGGTTATGGAGGTTCGTGGAGCGGGTGAGAGAACGATAGTAACGGTTGATTTCCCGAATTTCGGGCGTAAAAAACTTGTGGCAAAATTCGCCAAGCTTAAAATAGTGAAGGAAGCGTAG